In the Magnetospirillum sp. WYHS-4 genome, one interval contains:
- a CDS encoding serine/threonine protein kinase, which produces MQRIGKYIVVREIVVTGFSDILLCTDPDLEGRVAVKLFNPKGDNQGAAAEYGPTYWLTRFVQEARLLASLDHPHIVPVRELSSTADGRPYFVMPWIESKLTDEMGRDVSDAGEAERLGPEERPRRLAVGRAASILRQTLDALAYLHGRGLVHRDVKPGNLLLTRRNGGAVKLCDFGMVKFPDWSLSRAGVWLGTLDYIAPEQRHDARAVDARADVYGAGAVAYRMFTGTLPAGAFPPPRAVVPEVPRALSDLVMRCLAPDRARRPRDGAEMLRLLDQALGAPRSPTPAKPKVRLKGKAVLTPLRPVEPVPSPPPPPPPEKASRQVRVTRKETKKITLHHKDGVDLKQALAPKTSGPLPAVRVVKVTRRNVDPH; this is translated from the coding sequence ATGCAACGGATCGGCAAGTACATCGTCGTCAGGGAGATCGTCGTTACCGGGTTCTCCGACATCCTGCTCTGCACCGACCCGGATCTGGAGGGGCGGGTGGCGGTCAAGCTGTTCAATCCAAAGGGCGACAACCAAGGCGCGGCTGCCGAATACGGGCCGACATACTGGCTGACCCGTTTCGTGCAAGAGGCACGGCTTCTGGCCAGTCTCGACCATCCGCATATCGTACCGGTGCGCGAGTTGTCGTCCACCGCCGACGGGCGGCCTTACTTCGTCATGCCGTGGATCGAGTCCAAATTGACTGACGAGATGGGCCGCGACGTCTCCGATGCCGGCGAGGCGGAACGCCTGGGTCCGGAGGAACGGCCCCGCCGGTTGGCCGTGGGGCGGGCGGCTTCCATTTTGCGCCAGACCCTCGACGCCCTGGCCTACCTGCACGGGCGCGGCCTGGTGCACCGGGACGTCAAACCGGGCAACCTGCTGTTGACCCGGCGGAACGGCGGGGCCGTGAAGCTCTGCGACTTCGGCATGGTCAAGTTCCCCGACTGGAGCCTATCGCGGGCCGGCGTCTGGCTCGGGACCCTCGACTACATCGCGCCGGAACAACGCCACGACGCGCGGGCCGTCGACGCCCGCGCCGACGTCTATGGGGCGGGCGCCGTGGCCTACAGGATGTTCACCGGAACCTTGCCGGCCGGAGCCTTCCCTCCTCCTCGCGCGGTGGTGCCCGAGGTGCCGCGGGCCCTGAGCGATTTGGTGATGCGGTGCCTGGCACCCGACAGGGCCAGGCGGCCGCGGGACGGCGCCGAAATGCTGCGCCTGCTCGACCAGGCCTTGGGTGCGCCCCGGTCTCCGACGCCCGCCAAGCCCAAGGTGCGCCTGAAGGGCAAGGCGGTCCTCACTCCTCTGCGGCCCGTCGAACCGGTTCCCTCTCCGCCTCCTCCGCCGCCGCCCGAGAAGGCGTCCCGCCAAGTGCGGGTGACCCGCAAGGAGACGAAGAAGATCACTCTCCACCACAAGGACGGGGTCGACCTGAAGCAGGCTTTGGCGCCCAAGACGTCCGGTCCCTTGCCCGCCGTTCGCGTCGTCAAGGTCACGCGGCGCAACGTCGATCCCCATTGA
- a CDS encoding alpha/beta hydrolase: protein MPSAFRLPMALVLVLLALPAAAEPIGGAKLGVVLMHGKGGTPHRFVSSLATRLEEAGVLVAAPTMPWGKGRIYDRTVDEAMAEIDGHVEKLKAEGARRIVVMGHSLGGNATLAYAARHPEVNGIACLATGHFPEAFQGKLGGSVAKAKTMIDAGQGGEKASFDDLNVGPQPPAYTTAEIYYSWFAPDGPAAVLPNAARVAPAIPVLWVDGAQDNLLGNPITRRLKDILGSRPSFERIEVDAGHIDVPEAADRQVVEWLRKLP from the coding sequence ATGCCGAGCGCATTCCGTCTTCCGATGGCCCTCGTTCTCGTTCTTCTGGCCCTGCCCGCCGCCGCCGAACCGATCGGCGGGGCCAAGCTGGGCGTGGTGCTCATGCACGGCAAGGGCGGCACGCCCCACCGGTTCGTGTCCAGCCTGGCCACCCGCCTGGAGGAGGCCGGCGTTCTTGTCGCCGCTCCGACCATGCCCTGGGGCAAGGGCCGCATCTACGACCGTACCGTCGACGAGGCGATGGCCGAAATCGACGGGCATGTGGAAAAGCTGAAGGCGGAAGGGGCCCGGCGCATCGTCGTCATGGGCCACAGCCTGGGCGGTAACGCGACCTTGGCCTATGCCGCCCGCCATCCCGAAGTGAACGGCATCGCCTGCCTGGCGACCGGCCATTTCCCCGAGGCCTTTCAGGGCAAGCTGGGCGGCAGCGTCGCCAAGGCCAAGACCATGATCGATGCCGGCCAGGGCGGGGAAAAGGCTTCCTTCGACGATCTCAACGTGGGCCCGCAGCCCCCGGCCTATACGACCGCCGAAATCTATTACAGTTGGTTCGCCCCCGACGGTCCCGCCGCCGTGCTGCCCAACGCCGCCCGGGTGGCGCCCGCGATTCCGGTGCTCTGGGTCGACGGGGCGCAGGACAACCTGCTCGGCAACCCGATCACCCGGCGCCTCAAGGATATCCTCGGGTCCCGCCCGTCCTTCGAGCGGATCGAGGTGGACGCGGGCCATATCGACGTTCCAGAAGCGGCCGACCGCCAGGTCGTCGAGTGGCTGCGCAAGCTACCTTAG